In a single window of the Coffea eugenioides isolate CCC68of chromosome 3, Ceug_1.0, whole genome shotgun sequence genome:
- the LOC113766671 gene encoding protein FAR1-RELATED SEQUENCE 5-like, whose protein sequence is MGQDGALKTQLMTWCRKQRINQMALDVCGRLRSFDLNQEPECDRDTFIEESGGSIGGHEDEEADELVGAIGVDDVMKLTFDTEEEAGEFYNLYAKLSGFGIRKSNAKRDADGISRFRKWVCCCEGYRNEKWFNYEDRKREAKPITRTGCGACFRVKYDIESVKYVVTRFIMEHNHPLASEASVQHIRSHRKVSDAEYAQAKSLKLVGARICQIMKHFVIKAGGYSNVGFCIKDLYNRMDEERRKDIFNGDAEGALGFLAAKKDADDMFFYKYHVDNEGRLAMLFWADSKSRADFSVFGDVLVFDTTYKTNKYRKPLVVLAGVNNHLNSTVFGCALLSDERIETYEWVLSTFVEAMKGRKPVAVMTDGDSAMRRAIKNLLPDACHRLCSWHLHRNARSNIRCEEFNNRFYNLMARKCSTLEFEDRWARLVNECGVVENEWVKKLYRRRRLWAEAYLRGHFFAGMRSTQRCEKMNAFLNEYLNEKMRLYEFVRSFDLAIAWLRHTESKAVHTSENTKPVLTTILPELEGSAAEVFTRNVFFMVRKHLNRQGLLISEGWSEDGGNRTYYYSKYGGHEISWRVDYDRSMEKLICSCMKFESKGIPCAHMFRVMVVEGMNRIPEACISKRWTKGVHCSNNGMKEFVADEQLTQMARYGTLKSSCNTMCYYASYMDDAFNDLQQMFDKHSVDLKEKWIDRGYGGDGFAMDSRVRNDRSRRTFGLLDPRVSRCKGDHKHAEAKKKRKCGHCRYYRNCIRSYTVVN, encoded by the coding sequence ATGGGGCAGGATGGGGCGCTTAAAACTCAACTCATGACATGGTGCAGGAAACAGAGAATTAATCAAATGGCGTTGGATGTTTGCGGCAGGTTAAGGTCATTTGACCTTAACCAAGAACCTGAGTGTGACCGAGACACATTCATTGAAGAAAGCGGTGGTTCAATAGGAGGACACGAAGATGAGGAGGCAGATGAATTGGTGGGCGCAATAGGCGTGGATGACGTAATGAAATTAACATTTGACACGGAAGAAGAAGCTGGGGAATTCTATAATTTGTATGCGAAACTAAGCGGATTTGGGATTCGTAAAAGTAATGCCAAACGAGATGCAGATGGCATTTCAAGATTTAGAAAATGGGTATGTTGCTGTGAAGGTTACAGGAATGAAAAGTGGTTTAATTATGAAGACCGGAAAAGAGAAGCAAAACCAATCACAAGAACCGGGTGTGGGGCTTGCTTTCGCGTGAAATATGACATAGAATCGGTAAAGTATGTGGTGACACGTTTCATTATGGAGCACAATCACCCGCTGGCATCAGAGGCAAGTGTGCAACACATTAGGTCGCATAGAAAAGTGAGCGATGCAGAATATGCGCAGGCAAAAAGTCTAAAGTTGGTTGGGGCCAGAATATGCCAGATAATGAAACATTTTGTTATCAAAGCCGGAGGGTATAGTAACGTGGGATTTTGCATTAAGGATTTGTATAACCGAATGGACGAGGAACGTAGAAAAGATATTTTTAATGGCGATGCAGAAGGGGCACTTGGGTTCTTGGCAGCGAAGAAGGATGccgatgacatgttcttttatAAATATCATGTAGATAACGAAGGAAGATTGGCAATGTTGTTTTGGGCAGATTCTAAATCTCGTGCGGACTTCAGTGTATTTGGAGATGTATTGGTGTTTGATACaacatacaaaacaaataaataccgCAAGCCACTAGTTGTACTTGCAGGGGTAAACAACCATTTGAACAGTACTGTTTTTGGCTGTGCACTGCTATCAGATGAGAGGATTGAAACATATGAATGGGTGCTAAGTACATTTGTAGAGGCTATGAAAGGTAGAAAGCCAGTAGCAGTGATGACAGATGGGGACAGTGCAATGAGAAGAGCTATAAAGAATCTTCTCCCGGATGCTTGTCACAGGCTATGTTCGTGGCACTTGCATAGAAATGCACGGAGTAATATTCGCTGCGAGGAGTTTAATAACAGGTTCTATAACCTGATGGCGAGAAAGTGTAGCACTCTTGAGTTTGAGGATCGGTGGGCTAGGTTGGTTAATGAATGTGGGGTGGTAGAGAATGAGTGGGTGAAGAAATTGTACCGTAGGAGAAGGTTATGGGCAGAGGCCTATTTACGCGGTCATTTTTTTGCAGGTATGAGAAGTACTCAAAGGTGTGAGAAAATGAATGCTTTTTTGAACGAGTACTTGAATGAAAAAATGCGACTATATGAATTCGTTAGAAGTTTTGATTTGGCAATAGCATGGCTTCGACATACCGAGAGCAAAGCAGTTCACACAAGCGAAAACACAAAACCAGTCTTAACCACAATCCTGCCCGAATTAGAGGGGAGCGCAGCGGAGGTGTTTACAAGGAATGTGTTCTTCATGGTGAGGAAGCATTTGAACAGGCAAGGACTTCTAATTTCTGAGGGCTGGAGCGAGGATGGAGGGAATCGTACATATTATTACTCGAAATATGGTGGACACGAAATAAGTTGGAGGGTGGATTATGATAGGTCAATGGAGAAGCTAATCTGCTCTTGCATGAAATTCGAGTCAAAGGGGATTCCTTGTGCTCACATGTTTCGCGTGATGGTGGTAGAAGGAATGAACAGGATCCCAGAAGCATGCATTTCGAAGCGGTGGACAAAGGGAGTTCACTGTAGTAATAATGGAATGAAAGAATTTGTTGCAGACGAACAGCTGACACAAATGGCCAGATATGGCACTTTAAAGTCCAGCTGTAATACTATGTGTTACTATGCCTCCTACATGGATGATGCGTTTAATGACCTGCAACAGATGTTTGACAAGCATTCTGTGGACCTAAAGGAGAAGTGGATTGATAGGGGATATGGGGGAGATGGATTTGCAATGGATTCAAGAGTGAGGAACGATAGAAGTAGAAGAACATTCGGGCTGTTAGATCCTAGGGTGTCCCGGTGTAAAGGTGATCACAAGCATGCAGaagcaaagaagaaaagaaagtgtgGTCATTGCAGGTACTATCGGAATTGCATACGTAGTTATACAGTAGTTAATTGA